A genomic stretch from Desulfolutivibrio sulfodismutans DSM 3696 includes:
- the mbhE gene encoding hydrogen gas-evolving membrane-bound hydrogenase subunit E yields MKRLALFAVILAGVLFAATASEFPRLGAVDSAPSRHVSPAYIQGSQPQTHTPNFVTSVLADYRGFDTMFETTVVFLAGMSCFFILRALRRRGVTEVYYYRHKPTGVVLAMLTPRRIPPRSSCFERIDADWMPQDMVVETMCLFMVPFIQVFALYVIAHGHYSPGGGFQGGVLLAASFILVGLSRDLRTVESLLTEKTAILAAAAGVCIYAGTGLLALCFGGNFLDYGAYASFFGAAVPAARSMGILIVEIGVALTVMATLVTIYKLVSSRGTVEEGL; encoded by the coding sequence TTGAAACGCCTGGCCCTTTTCGCCGTCATCCTGGCCGGGGTGCTCTTCGCGGCCACGGCCTCGGAGTTTCCCCGCCTGGGGGCTGTGGATTCCGCGCCCTCGCGCCACGTCTCCCCGGCCTACATCCAGGGCTCCCAGCCCCAGACCCACACCCCCAACTTCGTGACCTCGGTCCTGGCCGACTACCGGGGCTTCGACACCATGTTCGAGACCACGGTGGTCTTTTTGGCGGGCATGTCCTGTTTTTTCATCCTGCGCGCTCTGCGCAGGCGGGGCGTCACCGAGGTCTACTACTACCGCCACAAGCCTACCGGGGTGGTCCTGGCCATGCTCACGCCGCGCCGCATCCCGCCGCGTTCAAGCTGCTTCGAGCGCATTGACGCCGACTGGATGCCCCAGGACATGGTGGTGGAGACCATGTGCCTGTTCATGGTCCCCTTCATCCAGGTCTTCGCCCTCTACGTCATCGCCCACGGCCACTACAGCCCGGGCGGAGGCTTCCAGGGCGGCGTGCTTTTGGCCGCAAGCTTCATCCTGGTGGGGCTTTCCCGCGACCTGCGCACGGTGGAGAGCCTTTTGACCGAAAAAACCGCCATCCTGGCCGCCGCCGCCGGGGTGTGCATCTACGCCGGGACCGGCCTCCTGGCCCTGTGTTTCGGCGGCAACTTCCTGGACTACGGGGCCTATGCCTCCTTTTTCGGCGCGGCCGTCCCGGCCGCCCGGTCCATGGGCATCCTCATCGTGGAGATCGGCGTGGCGCTGACGGTCATGGCCACATTGGTGACCATCTACAAGCTTGTGTCCTCCCGGGGGACCGTGGAAGAGGGTCTTTGA
- the mnhG gene encoding monovalent cation/H(+) antiporter subunit G, with protein MDIAICILLGLGLLFFTGGTLGLIRLPDVYSRLHMAGKIDTMGSISLIAALFLNEIESFDMAHLLVGLKILLVLFFQFLASPTACHAMVDACLRAGLAPWVKGGQRSDP; from the coding sequence ATGGACATCGCTATCTGCATCCTCCTCGGCCTTGGGCTCCTTTTTTTCACCGGCGGCACGCTGGGCCTGATCCGCCTGCCCGACGTCTATTCCCGCCTGCACATGGCCGGAAAAATCGACACCATGGGCTCCATAAGCCTCATCGCCGCCCTGTTCCTCAACGAAATCGAAAGCTTCGACATGGCCCACCTTCTGGTCGGCCTGAAGATCCTTTTGGTGCTCTTTTTCCAGTTCCTGGCCTCGCCCACGGCCTGCCACGCCATGGTGGACGCCTGCCTGCGGGCGGGACTGGCCCCGTGGGTCAAGGGCGGCCAAAGGAGCGACCCGTGA
- a CDS encoding cation:proton antiporter subunit C: protein MHELFAEFGNKFHYYAYFAIMMIGLYAMIAKTNLLKKCIGLGIFQTAIMLFYVSIGAKEGAGIPIIDPALGTADPAAYANPLPQVLMLTAIVVSVATLGVALALIQNIHRDHGTIEEDEILQRLRGK, encoded by the coding sequence ATGCATGAGCTTTTCGCTGAATTTGGGAACAAGTTCCATTATTACGCTTATTTCGCGATCATGATGATCGGGCTCTACGCCATGATCGCCAAGACCAACCTGCTCAAAAAATGCATCGGTCTAGGCATCTTCCAGACAGCCATCATGCTCTTTTACGTCTCCATCGGGGCCAAGGAAGGCGCGGGCATCCCCATCATTGATCCGGCCCTGGGCACGGCCGATCCGGCCGCCTACGCCAACCCCCTGCCCCAGGTGCTCATGCTGACGGCCATCGTGGTCTCCGTGGCCACCCTGGGGGTGGCCCTGGCCTTGATCCAAAACATCCACCGCGACCACGGCACCATCGAGGAGGACGAGATCCTTCAGAGGCTGCGCGGCAAATGA
- a CDS encoding proton-conducting transporter transmembrane domain-containing protein, producing MTAQLPILAVAPLLFGAFAVTVGRFLFRRANYAVAALALAASFAASVLLAIRILSQGTAIYFVGGWPPPIGISYVADPLSALMLAFVSGAALCTFLASKAEIETSYPLKNSAFFALFLLAVAGHMGIVITGDAFNLYVLIEVAALSGYAILAQGRERAMLSSLNYLFVGSLGASLYLLGMGYLYIMTGSLNMADLSGIIGQLAPDGLSGSTALAAAWGVILAGLFVKMGLFPFHSWLPAAYSFSAAPAAALVAPLTTKVMAYVLVRMILSVFTPDAAWSLPAVNTLVLILATAAILYGSFCALAQRSLRKMLCFILLSEVGYMVGGAFLGNRAALTGTIYHIFADLLMTLCLFLAASNVERGTGGRFSDMGGLFRRMPVTAAAMAMGGLSMIGVPPFCGFFSKWYLLSGAISAGSYVFAGALVLSSLVNAVLFFRIFEIGFFGTPAAPSASSGEAAHGHPEPIPLFCDEMPAARLAPLCVVAAGLVAMGLLTGEIVRLAVNAVLPPGLG from the coding sequence ATGACCGCCCAACTGCCCATCCTGGCCGTGGCTCCGCTTCTCTTCGGGGCCTTTGCCGTGACCGTCGGCCGCTTCCTTTTCCGCCGCGCCAACTACGCCGTGGCCGCCCTGGCCCTGGCCGCGTCGTTTGCCGCATCGGTCCTTTTGGCCATCCGGATCCTCTCCCAGGGCACGGCCATTTACTTCGTGGGCGGCTGGCCGCCGCCCATCGGCATCTCCTATGTGGCCGACCCCCTGTCCGCGCTCATGCTGGCCTTTGTCTCCGGGGCGGCGCTTTGCACCTTCCTGGCCTCCAAGGCCGAGATCGAGACCAGCTATCCGCTGAAAAATTCGGCCTTTTTCGCCCTGTTTCTTTTGGCCGTGGCCGGACACATGGGCATCGTCATCACCGGCGACGCCTTCAACCTCTACGTGCTCATCGAGGTCGCGGCCTTAAGCGGCTACGCCATCCTGGCCCAGGGCCGGGAACGGGCCATGCTCTCCAGCCTCAACTATCTCTTTGTGGGGTCGCTCGGGGCCTCGCTGTATCTCCTGGGCATGGGCTACCTGTACATCATGACCGGCTCCCTCAACATGGCCGATCTTTCGGGCATCATCGGCCAGCTTGCGCCGGACGGCCTGTCCGGTTCAACGGCCCTGGCCGCGGCCTGGGGCGTCATCCTGGCCGGACTTTTCGTCAAGATGGGCCTTTTCCCGTTCCATTCCTGGCTCCCGGCGGCCTATTCCTTTTCCGCCGCCCCGGCTGCGGCCCTGGTGGCCCCCCTGACCACCAAGGTCATGGCCTATGTCCTGGTCCGCATGATTTTAAGCGTCTTCACCCCGGACGCCGCCTGGTCCCTCCCGGCCGTCAACACCCTGGTCCTTATCCTGGCCACGGCGGCCATCCTCTACGGCTCCTTCTGCGCCCTGGCCCAGCGGTCGCTGCGCAAGATGCTGTGCTTCATCCTTTTGTCCGAGGTCGGCTACATGGTGGGCGGGGCATTTCTCGGCAACCGGGCGGCCCTGACCGGGACCATCTACCACATCTTCGCCGACCTGCTCATGACCCTGTGCCTGTTTCTGGCCGCGTCCAACGTGGAGCGGGGCACGGGGGGACGGTTTTCCGACATGGGCGGGCTTTTCCGGCGCATGCCCGTGACTGCGGCGGCCATGGCCATGGGCGGGCTGTCCATGATCGGGGTGCCGCCATTTTGCGGTTTTTTCAGCAAGTGGTATCTGCTCTCCGGGGCCATCTCGGCCGGAAGCTACGTTTTTGCCGGGGCGTTGGTGCTGTCGAGCCTGGTCAACGCCGTGCTCTTTTTCCGGATCTTCGAGATCGGCTTTTTCGGCACGCCCGCCGCCCCATCCGCTTCATCTGGTGAGGCCGCCCACGGCCACCCCGAACCCATTCCGCTTTTTTGCGACGAGATGCCTGCCGCCCGCCTGGCCCCCCTGTGCGTCGTCGCCGCAGGCCTGGTGGCCATGGGACTTCTGACCGGGGAGATCGTGCGGCTGGCAGTCAACGCGGTGTTGCCCCCGGGACTGGGATAA
- a CDS encoding Na+/H+ antiporter subunit E: MQNPDSGQGGVIFKVADDVSVERRRQPRPPRPRAARAVSILIRFFSLFAVWLVLSGMFDAFHMSLGVVSCLGVTLFSLRLLPPRTDAPFPFRLLFRLPLYGLWLTWEIAKANFWVLYLVFHPRMMEKIDPRLITFKSRLTSRGALTVFANSITLTPGTITVSVNERGDFLVHAIDVKSAEGLPGEMERKIAAAFGE; the protein is encoded by the coding sequence ATGCAGAACCCAGACAGCGGACAGGGCGGGGTCATTTTCAAAGTCGCTGACGACGTCAGCGTGGAACGCCGCCGCCAGCCGCGTCCCCCCCGGCCCCGGGCCGCCAGGGCCGTGTCCATCCTGATCCGTTTTTTTTCCCTTTTTGCCGTGTGGCTGGTCCTTTCCGGCATGTTCGACGCCTTCCACATGTCTCTGGGGGTCGTCTCCTGTCTGGGCGTGACCCTTTTTTCCCTGCGCCTCCTGCCGCCCCGGACGGACGCCCCATTCCCCTTCCGGCTGCTTTTCCGGCTGCCCCTGTATGGCCTGTGGCTGACGTGGGAGATCGCCAAGGCCAATTTCTGGGTGCTCTACCTGGTCTTTCATCCCCGGATGATGGAGAAGATCGACCCCCGGCTCATCACCTTCAAAAGCCGCCTCACCTCCCGGGGCGCGCTCACCGTGTTCGCCAACTCCATCACCCTGACCCCGGGCACCATCACCGTCAGCGTCAACGAGCGTGGCGATTTCCTGGTGCACGCCATCGACGTCAAATCCGCCGAGGGGCTGCCCGGCGAGATGGAACGCAAAATCGCCGCCGCCTTCGGGGAGTGA
- a CDS encoding hydrogenase subunit MbhD domain-containing protein produces the protein MILEIKIAMLVLVIVCAVASITIKDLLGAAVVFGTYSFMMCLLWVSMAAVDVAFTEATIGAGISTVLMIAAVFRTTRRTKD, from the coding sequence GTGATCCTTGAAATCAAGATCGCCATGCTGGTCCTGGTCATCGTGTGCGCCGTGGCCTCCATCACCATCAAGGATCTCCTGGGCGCGGCCGTGGTGTTCGGAACCTACAGCTTCATGATGTGCCTGTTGTGGGTCTCCATGGCCGCCGTGGACGTGGCCTTCACTGAGGCCACCATCGGCGCGGGCATAAGCACCGTGCTCATGATCGCCGCTGTTTTTCGCACCACCAGGAGGACCAAGGATTGA
- a CDS encoding monovalent cation/H+ antiporter complex subunit F, whose translation MDTIFLYSAVFISLLMLVSLYRTAAGPTTLDRLMGANAMGTKTMVLILFLGTAFGRLDMFVDIALAYAMLNFISVLAASRYFLKRGLADKL comes from the coding sequence ATGGATACCATTTTCCTCTACAGCGCCGTGTTCATCTCCCTGCTCATGCTGGTCTCCCTGTACCGCACGGCGGCCGGGCCCACCACCCTGGACCGGCTCATGGGGGCCAACGCCATGGGCACCAAGACCATGGTGCTCATCCTCTTTCTGGGCACGGCCTTCGGCCGCCTGGACATGTTCGTGGACATCGCCCTGGCCTACGCCATGCTCAACTTCATCTCCGTCCTGGCCGCCTCGCGGTATTTCCTGAAACGCGGCCTGGCGGACAAGCTGTAA
- a CDS encoding monovalent cation/H+ antiporter subunit D family protein, whose protein sequence is MDTSVIASAAAVLPAFGSVAPLLAVIAPLCAIPGMVLAGAASSPNRRETWTFLAAVTSFLLVVTMLPAVLAGNRVEYVAAHVLPGASLAFAVDGPGLLFALVASFLWIVTSIYSVGYMRGLSEHAQTRYFAFFAVSVSAALGVALSANLFTLYLFYEILSLATYPLVTHHQDAEAIASGRRYLAYILGGSIALALPAMIAVYDLSGTLAFTPGGVLPPGLGSLAVGCLLFAFVFGFAKAAVMPMHAWLPAAMVAPTPVSALLHAVAVVKVGVFSVYRVVTGILGNEYLAALHLGDVLVWVSAFTMIAASVVALTQDGLKRRLAYSTIGQLAYVVLGAALLTPRGDTGALLHIAMHVCGKITLFFCAGAIFVATGEKYVSRMGGLGRRMPFTFAAFAVGALSIIGVPLTAGFVSKWQILLAAAETSRYGVVAALCVSSLLSAAYFLPVIIRAFFGQAPDSPDQAAPKKRREKKSPAAGMREAPLWCVVPPVVTALLVLALFWWPDLLLRLAGAAP, encoded by the coding sequence ATGGATACCTCCGTCATCGCCTCCGCCGCCGCCGTGCTGCCCGCCTTCGGCTCTGTCGCGCCCCTTCTGGCCGTGATCGCGCCGCTGTGCGCCATTCCGGGCATGGTCCTGGCGGGTGCGGCCTCCTCCCCCAACCGGCGCGAGACCTGGACCTTTCTGGCCGCCGTGACCAGCTTCCTGCTGGTGGTGACCATGCTGCCCGCCGTTCTGGCCGGAAACCGGGTGGAATACGTGGCAGCCCATGTCCTGCCCGGGGCCTCCCTGGCCTTCGCCGTGGACGGGCCGGGGCTCCTCTTCGCCCTGGTGGCCTCGTTTCTGTGGATCGTCACCTCCATCTATTCCGTGGGCTACATGCGCGGGCTCTCCGAACACGCCCAGACCCGCTATTTCGCCTTTTTCGCCGTGTCCGTGAGCGCCGCCCTGGGGGTGGCCCTGTCCGCCAACCTGTTCACCCTCTACCTCTTCTACGAGATCCTCTCCCTGGCCACCTATCCCCTGGTCACCCACCACCAGGACGCCGAGGCCATAGCCTCGGGGCGGCGCTACCTGGCCTACATCCTGGGCGGCTCCATCGCCCTGGCCCTGCCGGCCATGATCGCCGTGTACGACCTCTCGGGCACCCTGGCCTTCACCCCGGGCGGCGTCCTGCCCCCGGGCCTGGGCTCCCTGGCCGTGGGCTGCCTGCTGTTCGCCTTCGTCTTCGGGTTCGCCAAGGCCGCAGTCATGCCCATGCATGCCTGGCTCCCGGCGGCCATGGTGGCCCCCACCCCGGTCTCGGCGCTCCTTCACGCCGTAGCCGTGGTCAAGGTGGGCGTGTTCTCCGTCTACCGGGTGGTGACGGGGATTCTCGGCAACGAATATCTCGCCGCCCTGCATCTGGGCGACGTCCTGGTGTGGGTCAGCGCCTTCACCATGATCGCGGCCTCGGTGGTGGCCCTGACCCAGGACGGCCTGAAACGGCGGCTGGCCTATTCCACCATCGGCCAACTGGCCTATGTGGTCCTTGGCGCGGCGCTTCTCACCCCTCGGGGCGACACTGGGGCGCTTTTGCACATCGCCATGCACGTCTGCGGCAAGATCACCCTGTTTTTTTGCGCCGGGGCCATCTTCGTGGCCACGGGGGAAAAATACGTCAGCCGCATGGGCGGCCTGGGGCGGCGCATGCCGTTCACCTTCGCGGCCTTCGCCGTGGGGGCCTTGTCCATCATCGGCGTGCCGCTCACGGCAGGCTTCGTGAGCAAATGGCAGATCCTGCTGGCTGCGGCCGAGACCTCCCGCTACGGGGTGGTGGCGGCCCTGTGCGTCAGTTCGCTCCTTAGCGCCGCCTATTTTTTACCGGTGATCATCCGGGCCTTTTTCGGACAGGCCCCGGACAGTCCGGACCAGGCCGCCCCCAAGAAGCGCCGGGAGAAAAAATCCCCGGCCGCCGGGATGCGCGAGGCCCCGCTGTGGTGCGTGGTCCCGCCGGTGGTCACGGCCCTGCTTGTGTTGGCCCTTTTTTGGTGGCCGGACCTGCTCCTGCGTCTGGCCGGGGCCGCACCATGA